DNA from Mobula hypostoma chromosome 4, sMobHyp1.1, whole genome shotgun sequence:
AATTTTAGAAATATGTTAGTCTTAAATTAAAATGTCTTAAGGGTTGAAAGAATTAAAACTGCCCAAATTATTTCTTTAAACTACTGAACACCGCAGATGCTTGAGGGTTAGTGAATATTTACTTTTCCTATCTGGAACTGAACTTGGCACATGATGCCCCAATGAGGTACAACATAATTTTTCTTTTCCCAGGCATGAACTAGTCATGGACATTTCATTCAGTGGTCATAATTTCCtaccaaatatctcttaaaccaGGGTGTACATGTTATCACCGCTCACTGCTGATTCCAAATATTTCCTAGAACTTTCTTAAAAGAATTTGTAGTGAAACTCCCATCTCTCAACCATTGACATTTCTAGATTATGGGCCAAGTCACAATGCTACTGCCGCTTTTGTGAATCAAACTACAACAGTATTTGGGAAATCCACTTCAGAAAGCAACATCTTAAGATATTGAGCCAAACGAACATCTAACATAATATTGCACATTAAATTAACAGGCATTGGCTTAGAATTCTAAAAAGGTTTGCTTAGCTGGTATGTGTCATGGAAAGAAGTCCACTAGCATTCAGCAAAGGGCAAGAATCCTATTTCATATTCTAGGTACATGGTCATTTGTATGGTCAGGAAGGACTGCCACTCAAAACCAAGCCAATCCACCCAGTTTAAGAAGACCTGAGTTTGACTGACAACTCAAGTACCATGGAGATGTTTAATTTCCATTTGAAACCACTTTGCTAAGAAAATAAGCTTCAccaccaccccacacccccaggATTTGTGTATTATTCCTTTTAAAGGTTCTAAAGACATATTTGCACCAAGTACCCACTGACCTGAATTGCAATGACTGTTTTATGAAGAGAACTTCTTTAGAGAAATTCAGATCATGCCATCATGTAGGTACAGATTTTAAAGGTCCAATCAAACTAGATCCATGCTTGTGTTACGGAAGAAACTTTTTTTACATGTGTTTTAGGAGAAGAAACACAAAAGGTGTGCGGAGTATTAAAAATACAAGGTCACAAATGAATAATTACACAATTTCATTCCCTCTAACGTATGAAGAATGGATTTAAAGCTGATATGGAAACTTGCATAGAGCCTCTGCAGAGAACAGTTTTGATGAGAAAGCATAAGTTTTCTTTTATAAACACAGTCACTACTTCAACTTCAATGGTATTCATATTTAACCACATCTCTTCAAAAAAACATGATCAAGAGATCTGAGCAGTCATCAAAGAGATTTAGGGGTGTGCTGCCAATATTCAGatatactgtaattttttttcattattgtgAAATTAAGTTCTTAAAAATTATATCTCTACAtattttgatgaagatgttacATTTCTATCATTCCATTTTTGGGCAATGAATAATACATAAATACAAATCCACTTGGAATCATTTTAATTCTATATAACAAGTCAAAGATTCAGGTGAAAAAAGATTAAAGATTGAGATTGTTGATGGAAAAATAAGTTAAATGCACATTCTTCTTTATGGAATATCGCAAGATTTTGCTTTCACATTACAAATTACACCCAACTCCAGAACagttttggtgacatacctaCAGTACTTTAATTTTCTTTGAACAACTAATGCTGCTATGAACTAATTTCCACATTTTTAGAAGCTCTGTTGGCAGAAATTTGTGCACCACCAACATGCTTTTGTAAAAACAAGGCTCTTTATTCATCTTACTGTTTTTGTTCTTCACAAGTCCAAAGGTCTTAAAGCCACAGTGATGTATAGGAGTTATTCCCAACAGTTCCAGGCACATCCCCAAGAAAACGTCATCAATTGGGTACAGGTCTAAACTTTCTGACACTTTATGTAATCTCCTTGCCAGTGAACCAGCCATCAAAAATCCACCACCTCCTACGTATGGTGGATAGTAAGTTTTATTGTATAATCCTTCAGGTATGTAATATTTATTTTCCTTCCTTCTAATTGGCTTGGCCTTGTACAATACATCACCTACAAAAAGATTCTGAAAGTTGGGTGCATGAAGAAACTCAAGAACATTCTTTGTGCTCACAAACACATCATCATCTCCTTTAAATATATACTCAACATTCTCACAGTAAGTAGAAAACCATTTGAGAAAATTAACCTCTTTCAAGGTAAGATTGAAGAAAGTGTCCATAAAGTCCCACTGGAGAATATCCTTATAAATTATGTTTTCATATTCCAAGAGCTTTTGATGATGCAGCTTTTCATTTTCAATGGATGAAGTGCCCAAAAGAAACAATGTTTTAATTTGCTTCCCATCCAGCTCCATTTCTTTGCCCCACGTTTTCCTGATCACTTCTCTTCGATCATACTGTGTTATGATGGATTTAACAATGATCAAAAGGTAGATGTTGCTGCTGCATTTCTCAGGATGATTGAGAATCATTGGAAAATACCTGCAGTGTCTGTATCGTAAGAACTGTTCGAAGTTTGGTTCCAAGCCATTCATCCACTCAGTGCGAGTGACGTTGCTGGGAGTACAGTTGACAGCTGTTACATCCCATTGTTTGGTTTTCCTCCTTGTTACTGATTTTGTCTCTGTGGCAGTTGTCTCTGTTTTATTCGGACTCAAGGAGTTGTCCATCAGCGTGAAGAAGTTCAAAAGATTGACAACCCGTCTGCCCCCTGGAGAGCTGGACCTCTGGGAGATACTCCGCAACTCCTGGTTTGTGTTGCTGTTTCTCTGCAGCACAGCCAATGCCACAAGCACAATGGAGATGATAAAGCAAACTTTTAATTGTTTCTTCCCCCTAAAGTACATCTTCACTAACAGTGATGAAACAGAAACATTAATTCAGTGATTATATAGATAATTCAGTTAAATAACTACTTTCAATCAAAAATCTCAGAACTAGTCATCACATTTCTGCCATTCTGTATAAATATAAAGGGATTCCTTCCTTTACCCACACACCACTTAATATTCTAAGTTTCTGAAAGAGGCAAGTACACGTATGGCAATAATCAACATTTCACGACAAAGGGCAAGCTAGTTACTTATACATTTGCTGACAAATATCAGCAAACCTGTCTCTTTTTACCTCAAGTACAAaacaaatgaatttttaaaaatatcaaatTATTTACGTTGGATTTGAACCCTCAGTTGAATCTACAAACTCTGTTTTGGTAGCATAACTACATTGGTCACATCCTCACCTGCTCTTACACCAGTTTAGCTACTGTTTCCATCAAGGGCAAGAATGATTGTCTTATTTTGTATTCCAGTCAGGTGTAAAGCTGCCAGTACTGGTTGGATACCTTCGCAGAAGGATTGTTGATGCTGATGCTGATACTGATACACGTCTCCAGTCTGCAATATCATTGCACTCAGCAGCCCATCTCTTAGTGCCCAGTTCCACTTGCTCGCATTACATTAACAGGACCTTGAGCAGTTTAAAGAAGCACATGGCCCAGGGtaagtaaaacaataaataatttatTAAATTGTAACATTGCTGGACTTACACTTGGGAAATGGGCCAAGCCACTGTAGCAAGTATCCTGGGGACAACAGCTTAAAGTGGTTACGTGAtcattattgttgttgttgaAAAGCATATGGACCACTAAGATTAAAAGAATCAGTTTGAGAAAGGCCTTTTACAATGGGAAAATAGGTCCAGCAGTATCATAGAGCTATAAACACTGAAACACACCCTtgggcccaactcatccatatgCCATCCTGAGCTATCACCATTTGCCGGCTTGGCTTacatccctctcaacctttcctatcaATGAACCCACCTAAATGACCTTtaacttcctctggtagcttattccatatattcaACACCCTCTGCTAGAAAGACTTGTCCCTTAAGTCCTCTTTACatctttaaactcaccttaaacccatgccctctagaTTTGGACTTTACTACCGGGCAGATAACCATGACCGTGTGCCCTACCTATGCCCCTATGATTCTATAAACCACTACAAGGACACCCCGCAGTCTGCTTCACTCCAGAAAAAACAGTGCCAGCCTTTCCACTCCCTCCTGATAACTCAAACCCTATAGCCCCAGCAACACTTTCCTGAATATTTCTCTACCTCTCTAGCCTAATTGCCCTTCCTCTGGTATGGAAACCAGAACAGCATAAAATATCCCAGGCACAACTGCATGCACACCTCGTTCAGCTGCAGCATCTGGCCAGGGCAAGGAAAGCTGCGATATAAAAGGGAGGCCTTTATCTTTATTAGTCTTTCAGGGTGCTGTCTTTATTTCCCCCACCCTTCTTATGTACTTACACTACTAAATTTTATTCAGATACAGAGAGGAACAGGCCGAACTGCCCAGCactccacctatttaaccctaacctaataatgggacaatttacactgacctattaacctactaaccagtatgtctttggacactgggaggaaactgaaacacccggaggaaacccatgcagtcacaaggagaacagacaaactccttacagaggacaccggaaCTGAACGTGAcatataaaactaatctttaaatctcTTTATTAGAGTTGGGAGCTGAGCTATTCAGTATATTTATTAACGACTAACGGACTGTACTCTCAGTGTTGGCATTGAGACAGCAGTGCTGAATAGTTTCGACGGAAGCATTACATTACAAATGGACATTAACAGTCCAAGTGAGCAGTGGCTGGAGTAAATCAGACACTCTAGCTCAGATCACTCCCTTGGTTACTGAGTGCTCAGAGTTATTTACTCTGTAAACAACCAGGATTAAGTTCCACAGGGTATGGTTAAAACATTTCCATCTGAGAGTGAAATAGAGTCGAATGGAAAGGCAAAAGACACAGGGTCAGAGTCAGGCTGATAACAGACAAATCTAGAAGgaccaaaaaaaaattgaggtcAAAGTGAGCACAAAAGAAAAAGGAAGTCCAAAAATATTCTCCATGTGCAGTTCTGCCCCAGGTTATAGCAGGGTTCTGGCCCTGCCCTGTCAGCTGTTCTTAACCCAGGCAGTTTGCAAGTCCCCGAGTTgttctccatgtttctatgtcttacatTTCTATCAATTCCCCTTTGATTCCTTTCTGTTACTTACTTGGACTAATATCTACCACAGACCATTAACCTACCAGCACatcagggagaacgtgcaaactttaCACAGATGGTGCCCAGAGTTAAGATCAAATCTGGATGACTGAGTTACCTGCTGCATGAATCTGCCACCAATCAGAGATCAGATGGAAATCTGATCAAGAGAGCAGTTTCCTTACCAAGTATTCTACAACATTTGTTACTAAGGAAAAATACTACTTCCTCAGCAAAGGAAGAATTATCATGCTAGATATTTGAACATAGAATATTAAAGTACAGTATAAGCCCTTcagccacaatattgtgctgaccttttaacctactctaagatcaatctaacccttccctcctatatatcCCCTATTTTCCTATCATCCGTGTGCTTAAGATTTTcataaatgcccctaatgcatctgcctctaccaccgtcccTGACTGAGTGTTTTGTGCAGCccccactctgtgtaaagaacttacctctgccatcccatctgtactttcctccaattattcAAAGTTATGTCCccacatattagccatttctgccctgggaaaaagtttccgGCTATCTACTCTATTTCTTGTacatctctgcctttaataccatcattccaaataaactgattcctaagctccggaacctgggccttagcactcaggtctgcagctggatcttcaactccctcacagacaggacccaggctgtaaaaataggggacaagctctcctctacaatcactctgagcgccggtgccccacaagggtgtgtactcagccccctgctgtactcactgtatacccatgattgtgtagccaaatttccatcaggtgtcccccgcttttcgaacgttcgctttatgaaacctcactgttatgaaagacctacattagttacctgttttcactaacagaaggtgttttcactgttacaaaaaaaatcagcacgcgacaatgcagcgcgcgccccaagcagccactctcccctggATTCCGAAGATAAGGTCTAAGGtatggaaaagcctgaaagagctcgtaagggtgttacatttagcgtaaaactagacataagcgttttgattgtggtgaacgaagtaagaacaaagtgagtttggcttgtggaagttgacggagatgatgttgaagagattttggcatcccatgaccaagaactgatagatgaagagctgatgcaattggaagaggaaaggataacaatcgaaaacgaatgcagtagcgaagttgtccaggaactgaacgtgaagcaactgcgtgagattttcactgtaatgataaagtacgactttaattttgaaagggtatgtcggtttaggggatatttgcaagatggtttgagtgcttacaaagaactgtatgatctaaaaatgcgcgaggctcagcagtcaagcaagccttccacatcagccacagcagatgacgaacctcgaccttcaacatcaaggcaggcagtcatagaagaagatgagctgcctgccctgatggaaacagatgacaccccagtgtcccaccaccccaacccccaggccccggacagataccgattcacggagaatgcagcggtagccaggaggcactcagcatatctttaagaaaaaagctgaaataaacaagctaattaattacgtgtcatctggcacataaatgtcggcccagaaaAGAGGCGATtgttaattaattagcttgtttgtttcagcttttttcttaaagatgtgctgtgtgcctcctgactgccgctggacccctgcattctccgcggatcggtatcagttcgctgcctggagggtgggggccactgcaccacccaaacctccgatgactcagcctaacacaccatcatcagtgtgctcggcactgtcccAGTTCTGGGTAattgaaactacactgtacatacattatttctactttatattggctatgtatttttatatgttatttggtatgatttggcagcttcatagcttaaaggttactggagagcgcttgcgccgtgtttctgccaacagcgcttgcgtgagattttcgccgAGAAccgtgcagcaatgattgtggaaaagtatttctgctttatataggctgtgtatttatcatatccattcctgattttactatatgttactgttattttaggttttatgtgttatttggcatgatttggtaggttatttttgggtccgcaaacgctcacaaatttttcccaataaattaatggtaattgcttcttcgctttacgacattccggcttacgaaccgtttcataggaacgctctaccttcggatggcgggggaaacctgtataagtttgctgatgacacaacgattgtaggccgtatcttgggtaatgatgagtttgagtacagagaggaaattaagaacctggtggcatggtgcgaagacaataacctatccctcatcgtcagcaagatgaaggaattggttgttgacttcagaaggagtagcggaccgcacgacccaatttacatcggtggtgcacaagtggaacaggtcaaaagctttaagttcctcagggtcagtatcacaaatgacctgacttggtccaaccaagcagagttcacagccaagaaggcccaccagcacctttacttcctgagaaaactaaagaaatttggcctgtcccctaaaaccctcactaatttttatagatgcaccgtagaaagcattcttctcgggtgcatcataacctggtatggaatttgtcctgtccaagaccagaagaagctgcggaagatcgtgaacacggcgcagcacatcatacaaaccaatcttccgtccttggactcgcCTTACACTGCACggtgtcggagcagtgctgccaggataatcaagaacatgacccacccagccaacacacttttcatccctcttccctctggcagaaggctcaggagcttgaagattcgtacggccagatatgtgaacagcttctttccaactgtgataagactgctgaatggatcctgacccagatctgggccgtaccctccaaatatccggacccgcatctcggtttttttgcactaccttattttccatttttctattttctaattatgaattataatttaaattttaatatttactatcgatttttaatccagggagcgagaagcacagaatcaaatattgctatgatgattgtacgttctagaatcaattgtttggcgacaataaagtataaagtataaggtataaagtataaagtatctctctcaagtcacctttcatcctcattcactccaaagagaaaagccctagttcactcaacctgtcttcataagacatgccttttagttcaggcagcatcctgctaaatctcctctgcatcctctcaagCCAGCATTCATTTGTCAAAAGGAAAATAATGTCCAACTGACTTGGTAATATCTTGTTGAAGAAATGCAAGGGAAATGTAACTGATATGGTATGAATGACTTTCCAAAGATTATTCAATATGGTGCCAAATAATAGACTTGCCATCATGATTGAAGACAAAGGAAAAAATAATCAACAGGAACTTTAATATTTGTAAAGATAGGAAGTTTCCACTAAGCGGGTAAAGTTACTATACTACATGGGGAAGATAGTTGAGAATACAAAAAGACCAACCATGATTtctttgaatggtggagtaggcttgAGTGGCCAAATGCTTACTCCTGTTCCAATTTATTAATTTGAAGCACTTGTGGTAAACACTTGTTTGTAAGTGTACAATGAAGCTCCCCGAGGAGCACTGCCTTTCTTTGTTGATGACTTGGACTTGGGGTGTAATTTCTAAATGTTTTGATGATAAGACCAGGAAGTGTATTGAACATGGAAAAGGATGGCAGTAGGTTGCAACAAGATAGAAACAGGTGCCTGGGATAGACAGCAAATTAAAACTAATGTAGTGTATTGAAGTACAAAACGTTCTATTTCTTAATTGGACGCATGAGAAGAAACAATGCAAACTAGACAACGTAATTCTAAAAAGGGTGCAAGAACAGACCTTGATTTTTTGTGCATAGCTaattgaaattggagagggttgaaaTAGCTTGTGGGATTCTATTCTTTCCAAACAGAGGTATTGAATAGAAGAGTTATAGTGTTATGATGAGCCTTAATAAAACCCTGGTTCAATCACAATTGGAATGCAGGTGCAGCAGACATTTATCAAGAATGTTTCAGGGTCTTCAGGGCAGTTTAACAGATAGAATGGAGAAATTTGTAGTTGTTTTCCTTGGATCAGAGGGGGTTGCAAGGAGATGAAATAGAACTTTTGGAAGGCACCAGTCAGGTTAAGTACAGAGAAACTCCCCCCAGTGACAGTAAGCCTAAGAAGAAAGGGAGCTCCAGAAAGAAAGAGACTGGAAATAGAACCGAAAGAGTTTCATGCAGTGAGTATTCAGAGTCTGGAATGGAGTGGAGATAGATTCAGTTCAGTCATTGATATTGGATCTGGAGAAGTATCCAAAAGGCTGGAATTTGCACGTCcatggagagagggaaggagagtggtTCTACCCAAGCATGAAGAAATCTCACTGAAGCACCAACAGGTCAGCTCAATTAACAACAGACAGAAATTTGAAGGTGATGTGCTAGAAATCCCATAGAGACAAGGCAATGGCCGTTGCCTCACCTGAAATCAATTGCAAATATTATATCAGTGTTAGATATTCCAACAATACTTACTCTCTTTAAGCAAACTGTAAAAAGTAAATTTAGACAGACCTTGTAGCAGTTCTTTGATGCTCAGATTTACATCACAGTCAATGAGTATCAAGCTGCATGGAACCTGCTTGTTCTCCCATCAGGTATGGAAATCCACCTTCCAGGATAAAACAAAGCCAACTAACAACTCACCCATGTTGCCAAGCTTTTGTAAACAGTTCTAACCCATTAATTATATAGTACTGATGAGGACAGTACAGTTGTTGTTGACCTCCAACCCCCAGCTCTCTGAAAAATCCTCATACTTTCCTCTTGATTGTGACCCCATTTCTGAACATAAGGCCATTGTCTCCCTGATAAGCTCTGACCTAACTTCTTCTGTCGATCTCCCCATCACAGCCTGCTGTCTCATGTCCCACACACAGCCAATGTCAGGCTCCTCTCATGATCTACAAGCAGGAATGGCCTGGTATATCTATACTTCAGCTTGTTCTTGTCCCTCCACTTAGTCTATGACAGTTCGGATGCCCTCCACCACACTGTGGGAGCAAAGTGAGAGGCCACAAGGAGTTGGTGTTTAAAATATTGGGTGATTTACTTTAAAAAATACTGCTGCACACCAGGAAACCAGTCAAAGCTGATGTACCTGAGCATGAATTTGGTACAGCTTTTACATTCCCAGTTGACAGTACTACCAATAAGATTACATCTTGATAGCAGAATGGTGGCTACAGGAAGACTTAATTGAATAGCAGACTAAGTCCTGACTACAGAGCAAAATGATTATCCACAGATTGAATAGCAAATCCAATGTTAATACAACACTGGATGCACGCTACAACACAATTTGTGAAGTTCCGGAAATTGGGTGTCATCACTACTGCGTTCTACGTCACTACTTCTAGGCTTTGTCTGTGGTTTCCTGTTACCACATTAGCACAATCCACAcccctctgtactctttcccctaCAACATCCTCCACCACTGTAGTAATTTCCAGTTTGTTGGCCCCATCGGAGCCATTTCCAGCAAGGATACTCATTCCCTTTGCACTCCCATCCCACATACAGCATCTTCATCTCCTTCATCCCTTCTTCTCCTTCATCTTCATCAGAAGAAAGTTCTCTATTTACTTCCTCCGTGATACAGGTGAAGTTATGGGAACTTACACTGTTTGGGCGCACGCAGGCACCCTTAACTACATCTAAATGCACCTGTTACAGCAGTGTAGGGATTATCTGGGAAAGTGAAATTTAAATTTgatgtgtgaagtgatgcattttgcagGCTTGATCAGGGCAGGACATACACAGGGGAGGGCAGGGCCCTTGGAAGTGTTGCTGAACAGAGGAAGACCTTGAGATACAAGTACATAATTCACTGAAATTAGTAGCATggttagacagggtggtgaagatgaCCTCCATAGAATGATTGCCTTCACCAGCCATGACAttcagtacaagagttgggaGAAAATGTTAGTGAAAACATACTGTAACCAGAGAAGTGCATGCAGTTCTGCTCACTatgctataagaaggatgtgattaagctagagaggctgcagaaaagatttacaaggagttTGCCTGAATTGGAGGACCCAAATTATAAGCAAAATTATACTGGATAGGCTAGGACTcctttccctggagtgcaggagggtAAGGAGTGGCCTTATGAGGCttataaagtcatgaggggcatagacggTGTAGACAGCCTCCGATTTCTCTTGCCACTACCATATCCCTCCCCTCAGGgtagggagtctaaaactaaagtGTATAGgtttaatttgagagggagaagatgtaaagattttccacacagagggtgggtATATGAAATGAGCTCCAGAGAAAGAGGTAGAGGTAGGCATAATTACACATTtagaagatatttggacaggaagatggataggaaaagtttactAGGGAACTTTAGGATAGGAAATGGGCTACACATAGGCAAATGGGACTTACCCAGGAAGTTGTTCAGCATGGTGAAGTTCAgtgtatttctgtgctgtacaactttaAGTTCAAAGTGAAGCCACAAGCCTGATCAAGATAGTCAACTTACATACTGTCAGGAAGTATAAAGTGTAAGTTTGTAACTAGTTCTGAGAAGAATTGATATAGCACCTCACCAAAGACTCCgccaaaattctacagatgcactttGGAGAGCTTTCTAATcagttgtatcactgtctggtatggaggggccactgcacaggatcagaaaaaatgcagaaagtcataaactcagccagctccatcatgggcactagcctccccagcactgaggagaccttcaaaaggcaatgcctcaaaaaggcagcaaccatcattacAGACCCTCATCACCTAGACATGCTCtcgtctcattactaccatcaaggaagacatacaggaacctgaagaaacacacattcagtgtttcaggaacagcttcttcccctccgccatcagatttctgaatgagaccagaagacaagggagcagaattaggccatttggcccatcgagtctgctccaccattcaattatgtctgatccttttttcccttcctcagccccactccctggccttctccccctaACTTCCGATGCCAtggccagtcaagaacctatcagtctctgccttaaatacagccaacgacctggcctccacagctgcgtgtagtaacaaattccacaaattcaccaccctctggataaagacgTTTCTCCacacttctgttttaaa
Protein-coding regions in this window:
- the LOC134344770 gene encoding UDP-GlcNAc:betaGal beta-1,3-N-acetylglucosaminyltransferase 7-like, which gives rise to MYFRGKKQLKVCFIISIVLVALAVLQRNSNTNQELRSISQRSSSPGGRRVVNLLNFFTLMDNSLSPNKTETTATETKSVTRRKTKQWDVTAVNCTPSNVTRTEWMNGLEPNFEQFLRYRHCRYFPMILNHPEKCSSNIYLLIIVKSIITQYDRREVIRKTWGKEMELDGKQIKTLFLLGTSSIENEKLHHQKLLEYENIIYKDILQWDFMDTFFNLTLKEVNFLKWFSTYCENVEYIFKGDDDVFVSTKNVLEFLHAPNFQNLFVGDVLYKAKPIRRKENKYYIPEGLYNKTYYPPYVGGGGFLMAGSLARRLHKVSESLDLYPIDDVFLGMCLELLGITPIHHCGFKTFGLVKNKNSKMNKEPCFYKSMLVVHKFLPTELLKMWKLVHSSISCSKKIKVL